The genomic segment GATATTTCTCAAACAGGGTAATTATTCACCTGCAAAAACAGTGGGTACGCACCTTAGCAGGTATAATGGTGGCCTCACTCGGTCTTGCACAACTGCAAACACTCTATTTTTCATGAAATTCAAAATTGACCAGGCTGAACTAAAGGCCAGCAAGATCCCGCACGAGATCTTCCTAACCAACCTGATTGTAAACCATATCCTCTTTTTTATAGCCGCCCTGGGGGTGGCCAAGTCGATACCTCAACTTGTTGCGTTAACCCCAATCATCTCCATTGCCACACTGAGCTATATTCTGCTTCACGGCAAACGGATACAGAAACATGCTGCATGGTTTGTTCGCTGTCACTGGCAGATTGCAATAAACCGAAGCAGAATTATATTGTTCATGCTCAGCGCACTAACTGCACTGTTGAGTGTCATCTATGCAATCCATCTCTATGGTGATGTACCTTTTGCACAGGTCTTTCCATTTGCCGCAATTGTGACACTGCCTGTGATGATTACTATTTTGGCACTTATTCTAATGGAATCAGAGGCTCTCCACTTTGCAAACTCGGGTCAGCTCTCAAAAGGGATGGTTAATAAATTTCCTCCACCAGATTCAATTATAGAGATTGAGGATTAATATGAGATATTTTGCCCGGTTTACCACACTATCGCTCATAGCCATTGCGGCCGTTGCCATTCTTCTGCTACCCGATGAAGATAACAGCACAAGCGGAACAGCTCCATGGGAGATCATCATTACCCCATCGGGAAATAGTCGTCTGCTTGGCATAACTATTGGCGAAAGCTTGCTCAAGGAGGCGCAAACAGTATGGCAAGAGGAGCCTGAGATAACCCTGTTTCTTCCTGAAAATGGAGAACCCAAGGTTGAGGCATACTTTCAACGTATCGCAAGCGGCGGGGTACGTGCCAGTATAGTTACTGAAATCAAGGTAGATAAACCAGATCTAGACTATCTCATAAACCAGGGGGCCAGAATTTCAACCCAGGGAGATGGAAGTCACAAGATAACCCTGGATGGTGACGGCATAAGCCTGGTGGAGAATAGTATAGTTTCCAGCATTACCTATATGCCAAAAACAGATCTGACACCACAAATAATTCAACAACGCTTTGGAGAGGCCGGCATGAAGTTTTCAATTGAGGATGGGTTGGAGCACTGGATATACCCACAATATGGACTTGATATCATCCTCTCCACAGAAGGAAGAGAGGTCCTGCAATACGTATCCCCCAAGGATATTGATCGACTCACTACCCCTCTGATAGAGGCTCAGGGCAACTAACCACTAACGCTTGTTATTCGCCTACTTATTGCCCTCATCTGGTCCACAACCACAAGTGCTATTTCGCAATGAACGGTAGAAGCAGTTCATTGCAACTGACGCAGCCAACACCAGCCATACCAGGGCAATCATAAAGGCGTATGCCTTCATTCTAAATATTCCAGGGTCTACATTAAGCTGCAACATCTCTACCATCTCTGCCGGGTCAAAGAAGGTAAACAGTAGAAAAGTAATTGCTATCGACACAAGGCCACTGGTCCAGGCTACCCCAAGTGCACATTTTTTTAATGCCATCACATATCTCCTAATTATTTGAAACTATCCAGCAACAAGATGAAAGACCACGCGCAAATAGTGGTCCAGTAACAAAAACCCAAACAGCAGACTCAGATATATAATCGAGTAGGCAAAGGTTCTAATTGCAGCCTGATCAGGCTCATCGGCACGATAGAGACGCAATGAAAACCATAAAAAACCGACACCGAGTGCCACTGCACCTGACAAATAAATCAACCCACTCATTTTAATAACGAAAGGAAGCAGAGTTACCGAAATCAACATAACGGTATACATAAGTATCTGTTGCTTGGTAAAGGTCACTCCATGGGTAACCGGCAACATTGGAATATTTGCCTCTGCATATTCTGCCCGACGCTTTATCGCAAGCGCCCAGAAATGCGGCGGTGTCCAGACAAAGATTACCAGGAACAGCAGTAGCGCCTCGGTATGGATCTCACCAGTTACTGCAGTCCACCCCAACACAGGAGGTGTTGCCCCAGCTGCTCCTCCCCAGACAATATTCTGCGGCCCCATACGCTTCAGGTACATGGTGTATATCACTGCGTAACCAATCAATGAAATCAGGGTCAAAACAGCAGTCAGCATATTCACAAAGATCAGCAACATACCCATTGATACAGCTGCCAGACTCAGAGCAAATATTAGTGCAGATCTGCGGTCCACCTCCCCTTGGGGCAGTGGACGATTCTCGGTACGTGCCATAACTCCATCAATATGCTCGTCTATGATCTGATTAATGGCTGCACCGGACGCCGATGCAAGACCAATTCCCAATGTCCCGAAAATAAGTGCATTCCATGGCGGCATCCCTGTTGAGGTTGCCAACAACATCCCCACAACCGCAGTAAAGAGGATCAGATAGACTACCTTTGGTTTGGTCAGCGCATAATACTGCCGCCACCGTGGAGCCTTAATCTCACCAGGTTCAATTGCCAGAGTACTCAATGTCCGCCACCCCACTTGTTGACCTTTAATAGAAGTTCCATATCACTTAATACCTCTGATGCAGGCTGCTCAGGCAGATAGTGCATCATCAAATTTCCCATTGGATCTACCAGATAGAGATGACCTACTGATGCCTCGCCAGCAGGGACAAACTGATCCCTCAACGGAGCCACGGCTGATGCATCTCCAACAACTACCGAGGTACCATCAAACTCGCTCATAAACTCAGCGAAGGTAATATCCGCAGAGCTCTCCATGGCTGGAGAGAGTGTCGAAAAGACAACTGCGCGCCTCACATCACCATGGTGTTCAGCCATCGCCTTGCGAATTTGACGCATATCATAGATACGCTTGCGACATGAATCTTCGCAGAATTCACCTGCTGAATAGACAAGAGTCCAGTAGCCATCAAGATTCTCCCTGGAGAAAGTTGCTCCATCCAGAGTAGAGAATAGCTGGTCTGGTATTGGATGAACTGGCTGCACAAGCTCACCAAAGTTTGAGCGCTCTCCAGGCAGAAAACCCGGATTAAAGTAGAGGAACCAAGCCCCAATCACCGGCAACCCAAACACAGCCATCAACAGCAACAGCTGGCTTGCACCACTCCTTTTATTCTTGTTCTGACTATTATCTTTACTCATATCTATCAGTTTTCCACAGAATCTTCCTTTCTCTGTTTGACTACAACAGCCACCCATCCTCCAACCAATAACAGCGCAAAAGCAAACCACTGCAGGGCGTATCCATAATGCATTACAGGGTCACTATCCTTCTGTTCCAGCTGCCCCCACTCCCTGATTAGCCCATCTTCACTATCCAGGCCGCTCTGCTGTCTGACCACAAATGGCAGCATCTCTACTCCAACAGACTCACCAATCTTCTCCAGGTCTATATAGAGACGTAACTCAGCATCCGCATCCTCACCCAATCTGAATCCATGGGATTTGGGAACTCTAACCACTCCATTCAGGTGTTGCAGGCCAGATGGAACCTCAATATGTGGCAATATCTTTCTGTTATTACCCTGAGCTATCCACCCCCTGTTAACCAGTACCGCTCTACTGCTTCCCTCAATTCTCATTGGCACCATTACGTAATAACCGGCAACCCGTTTATGTTTTCGGTTATCCAGTAAAAATTGAGAATCTTCCAAAAACTCCCCCTGTAGCCCTACCTGTCGATAACGCACCTGCTCAGCATCAACCTCACTACCGGTCAGCTTAAAAAGAGCATCATCGCCACGATCCTCTCTCTCAATTACAGCCTGCTCCTTCTGCCCAGCTCGCTCCAGTTGCCAGAATCCCAACCAAAGAAACAGGGCCACCATTGAAAACAGTAGCCCTGATGCGAACCAGGATGATCGACTCACAACTGGTTCAATCTACTTCTATTTAGCTGGAGCCACAATAGATGGAGTCAATGTGTTTGGATCAATCACATTAAATACTGCACCAATAATCAACATTGCGAAGAGAATAAGTGAAAGGATAATGCGGAATGTAAGACTTTTGACTACACGATTACCTTTGCCATCATCCTTTGCCAGGAAAAACATGCCACTCGCCAGGGAGAGGACAATCAACCCCAACATCAACAACACAGGAAATTTCATAAAACCCATTATTACTCTCCTTTACATCCAGTAGACCAAAACAAACAACCCCAACCAGACCACATCTACAAAATGCCAATACCAGGCAGCAGCCTCAAAAGCGAAGTGGTTCTCTTCAGTAAAGTGCCCCTTCATGCTTCGACCCAGAACAGCCGCCAGCATCAGAGCCCCAACAATCACATGGAAACCATGAAATCCTGTCAGAATATAGAAGGTTGAACCATAAACACCAGACTCAAGAGTCAGATTGAGCTGACCATAGGCATGGCCATACTCCTGTGCCTGCATGGCAACAAAGATGACACCCAGGGCAACAGTCAGAATCAGACCACGAACAAGCTGTCTGTTATTGTTATTCTTCAGCCCCCAGTGTGCCCAGGTCAGCGTTAACCCAGAGGTGAGCAGGATTGCAGTATTGATTGCAGGCACGCCCCAGGTATCCACCAGTGCGAAATTGCCACCCAGATTGCCCGGTCCGGCAGTTGGCCATTGTGAAACAAACTGACTGGTGATGAACTCGTGAGTAGGTGCAAGATATCCTGTACCACCCAACCACTCTACTGCGATATTTCTAATGTAGTACAAGGACCCAAAGAATGAACCAAAGAAGAATACCTCTGATGCAATAAACCAGAACATCCCCTGACGGAATGAGTTATCAACCTGATTATTGTATTTACCAGTAAGGTTCTCCCCTACCACATCACCAAACCAGCCAAAAAACATATAGGCAAGCAGAGCGAAACCGACAATAATCAGCAAGGTTCCAGCACCCACTCCGTTCACAGCCAGGGCAAACCCCATAAGGATGGTTAGAATAGAGAGCATTGCCACAATCGGCCAATGACTAGGCTCTGGTATAAAATATTGATCTTTTGAAGCAGACATCATTTTTTCCTCAATTAAAATTTTGCTGTTATAAGTTATTAGTTAATCTTCAGGCACCTGCACTATCGTATTTAGCTGCAGACTCCTTGTTTGTGTTCAGGAACGTATAAGAGAGATTAAGTACAGAGATATCACCGGGGAGGTCATTGGAGACATAGAACCGTAACGGCATCTCTTTGCTCTCGCCACCCATAAGCGGCTGATTATCAAAACAGAAGCACTCTATCTTGTGAAAATAGCCATTGGCAAACCATGGAGTCACACTCGGAATGGCCTGGCCAACAAGCTTCTCGTCAGAGAGATTCTTTACCAAAAAACTGACCTCAGAAATCTCCCCGGGGTTCACCTTGATCTCTCTGATCATGGGCTTGAATTTCCACGGCAGACCATCATTCACTGTGGTATCAAACTGAACTGTTACCTGACGACTCTGATCCACAATGGCACTACTCTCCGAGAAGATCTCACCACTATTCTTCAGTCCGGTAACCTGGCAGTAGAGGTTGTACAACGGTATCAGCGCAAAACCGAAACCAAACATCCCTACCACCAGACCGACCAGTAAAAAGCTGGTCTTGCGGTGTTTCTGTCTCTGCTGACTTTTTTCGCTCACTGCACTCATTGCTTCAATGGATCTATGGTAGTGCTGTGGCAGCCAACTGCTCCCAGAAGCGAACTGAAGAGAGCGCCACCAGTAGTGCCAGCCCAATCAGTATCGCCGCCAGACGTCCATTCCCTTTTCTGTTTTCATCAACCATTTCCATACTCTCCATATCAGGCTCCAGCATACTTGGCATTTTCATCCAGCTTTGGTGCCTCACTCCATGAGTGGTAAGGTGGTGGAGAAGGGAGATCCCACTCCAGACCATTATTCTTGGCACCTTCCCAAACCTGCGCAGTTGCCTTCTCCTTGTTCTTGCCACGAACAGTATCAATGATGATGTAGAGCAGGATCAGGTGACTCAATCCAAAGATAAAGGCACCAACACTGGAGATCACATTAAACTCGGTAAACTGAACACTATAGTCAACAATGCGACGCGGCATTCCTGCCAACCCCAGGAAGTGCTGAACAAAGAATGTCATATTGAAGCCAATAATATTGGTCCAGAAGAAGAGCTTGCCCAGTCTCTCGTTATACATATTTCCGGTCCACTTTGGTAACCAGTAGAAGACTCCGGCAAACAGCGCCAAGACCGCTCCCGGCAACAACACATAGTGAAAATGCGCCACCACAAACATCGAGTCATGGTACTGCATATCAGCTGGAATAACGGCCAGCATTACCCCGGTAAGACCGCCAAAGACAAACATGATTACGATTGCAATCGCAAACAGCATTGGGGTCTCAAAAGTTAGGGAACCTCTCCACATGGTTGCAATAAAGTTGAATTTCATCAACCCCACTGGAATCGAGATCAGAATGGTTCCAATCATAAAGTAGTTCACCGCAGCGTAAGACATTCCAACCGTATACTGATGGTGAGCCCAGACTACCATTCCCAGAGTACCAAGAAAGATCATCGCCCCAACCAGTGACATGTAACCAAATAGTGGTTTACGTGAGAAGGTTGGGATCACCATGGAGAGAACACCGATGGATGGCAACAGCAGTACGTAGACCTCGGGGTGTCCAAAGAACCAGAACAGGTGCTGGAACAGTACCGGATCACCACCACCGGCCGCATCAAAGAAGCTGGTTCCAAAGTGACGGTCAAACAGTAGCATGGTTACGCCACCAGCCAGTACTGGAAGAATCAGAATCAGCAGGAATGCTGTTACCAACCAGGTCCATACAAACATAGGCATCTGACTCAACTTCATGCCAGGTGCACGCATATTCAGAATGGTAACGATAATATTGATCGATGCCAAAATGGATGAGATACCCAGCAGATGTACCGTAAAGATCAGGAAGTCCATGGACATGCCAACCTTGATCGACAGTGGAGGATAGAGCGTCCACCCTGTATTGATCTGTGAGCCACCACCCGGAAAGAATGGGACCACAAACGAGAGAATCAACATGATCGCAGCTGCTGGAAGGATCCAGAAACTGAGATTATTCATTCGTGGCAACGCCATATCTGGAGCCCCGATCATCATTGGGATCATCCAGTTTGCAAGCCCTGCGGCTGCCGGCATTACTGCACCAAAAACCATCACCAGTGCATGGTTGGTTACAATATTATTATAAAGATCAGGCTCCAACAGCTGAATCCCCGGGAACATCAACTCAGCACGGATTGCCATTGCACTGATTCCGCCCAGAAAGAGCATCACCAGAGCAAAGATCAGGTACATCGTACCGATATCCTTGTGGTTGGTGCTGTAAAGCCAACGTCTCCAACCCTTGATTGGACCATGATCATGGTCATCATGATGCCCGTCATTAGCAATAGCATCGTGTGTCATATCTATAGAACTCATTTTCTTATATCTCCAATCAGCGTGCTGCACTTACAGCAGAAGGTTGAACTACATCACCAGTCGCATTGCCCCAGGCGTTACGCTCATAGGTCACAATTGCTGCAATTTCCAAATCAGACAACATCTTCCACGGAGGCATGGTGTCCTTACCATTCAGAACCATCTTCAGATGATCATTGACT from the Candidatus Thiopontia autotrophica genome contains:
- a CDS encoding protoheme IX farnesyltransferase, yielding MAIEPGEIKAPRWRQYYALTKPKVVYLILFTAVVGMLLATSTGMPPWNALIFGTLGIGLASASGAAINQIIDEHIDGVMARTENRPLPQGEVDRRSALIFALSLAAVSMGMLLIFVNMLTAVLTLISLIGYAVIYTMYLKRMGPQNIVWGGAAGATPPVLGWTAVTGEIHTEALLLFLVIFVWTPPHFWALAIKRRAEYAEANIPMLPVTHGVTFTKQQILMYTVMLISVTLLPFVIKMSGLIYLSGAVALGVGFLWFSLRLYRADEPDQAAIRTFAYSIIYLSLLFGFLLLDHYLRVVFHLVAG
- a CDS encoding SCO family protein → MSKDNSQNKNKRSGASQLLLLMAVFGLPVIGAWFLYFNPGFLPGERSNFGELVQPVHPIPDQLFSTLDGATFSRENLDGYWTLVYSAGEFCEDSCRKRIYDMRQIRKAMAEHHGDVRRAVVFSTLSPAMESSADITFAEFMSEFDGTSVVVGDASAVAPLRDQFVPAGEASVGHLYLVDPMGNLMMHYLPEQPASEVLSDMELLLKVNKWGGGH
- a CDS encoding SURF1 family protein yields the protein MSRSSWFASGLLFSMVALFLWLGFWQLERAGQKEQAVIEREDRGDDALFKLTGSEVDAEQVRYRQVGLQGEFLEDSQFLLDNRKHKRVAGYYVMVPMRIEGSSRAVLVNRGWIAQGNNRKILPHIEVPSGLQHLNGVVRVPKSHGFRLGEDADAELRLYIDLEKIGESVGVEMLPFVVRQQSGLDSEDGLIREWGQLEQKDSDPVMHYGYALQWFAFALLLVGGWVAVVVKQRKEDSVEN
- a CDS encoding twin transmembrane helix small protein → MKFPVLLMLGLIVLSLASGMFFLAKDDGKGNRVVKSLTFRIILSLILFAMLIIGAVFNVIDPNTLTPSIVAPAK
- a CDS encoding cytochrome c oxidase subunit 3, with the translated sequence MSASKDQYFIPEPSHWPIVAMLSILTILMGFALAVNGVGAGTLLIIVGFALLAYMFFGWFGDVVGENLTGKYNNQVDNSFRQGMFWFIASEVFFFGSFFGSLYYIRNIAVEWLGGTGYLAPTHEFITSQFVSQWPTAGPGNLGGNFALVDTWGVPAINTAILLTSGLTLTWAHWGLKNNNNRQLVRGLILTVALGVIFVAMQAQEYGHAYGQLNLTLESGVYGSTFYILTGFHGFHVIVGALMLAAVLGRSMKGHFTEENHFAFEAAAWYWHFVDVVWLGLFVLVYWM
- a CDS encoding cytochrome c oxidase assembly protein; translated protein: MSAVSEKSQQRQKHRKTSFLLVGLVVGMFGFGFALIPLYNLYCQVTGLKNSGEIFSESSAIVDQSRQVTVQFDTTVNDGLPWKFKPMIREIKVNPGEISEVSFLVKNLSDEKLVGQAIPSVTPWFANGYFHKIECFCFDNQPLMGGESKEMPLRFYVSNDLPGDISVLNLSYTFLNTNKESAAKYDSAGA
- a CDS encoding cytochrome c oxidase subunit 1, giving the protein MSSIDMTHDAIANDGHHDDHDHGPIKGWRRWLYSTNHKDIGTMYLIFALVMLFLGGISAMAIRAELMFPGIQLLEPDLYNNIVTNHALVMVFGAVMPAAAGLANWMIPMMIGAPDMALPRMNNLSFWILPAAAIMLILSFVVPFFPGGGSQINTGWTLYPPLSIKVGMSMDFLIFTVHLLGISSILASINIIVTILNMRAPGMKLSQMPMFVWTWLVTAFLLILILPVLAGGVTMLLFDRHFGTSFFDAAGGGDPVLFQHLFWFFGHPEVYVLLLPSIGVLSMVIPTFSRKPLFGYMSLVGAMIFLGTLGMVVWAHHQYTVGMSYAAVNYFMIGTILISIPVGLMKFNFIATMWRGSLTFETPMLFAIAIVIMFVFGGLTGVMLAVIPADMQYHDSMFVVAHFHYVLLPGAVLALFAGVFYWLPKWTGNMYNERLGKLFFWTNIIGFNMTFFVQHFLGLAGMPRRIVDYSVQFTEFNVISSVGAFIFGLSHLILLYIIIDTVRGKNKEKATAQVWEGAKNNGLEWDLPSPPPYHSWSEAPKLDENAKYAGA